A single genomic interval of Oryza sativa Japonica Group chromosome 7, ASM3414082v1 harbors:
- the LOC136357436 gene encoding uncharacterized protein has product MSITGDNNNTGDKEKEPPVNSNRGNTTSNSSKWPFSGYNVSLLPFVLRFLQLSVAILLRSLVYVDAYSILSMLMLYTSNNVTRSTQITNIIFIVLIFWIKICRIMTKFSTIQKLDRSFSILGLAASLKPHPFDGSNYKRWKARALLWLTAMQCFFVSRGKTSEPPLSPEEEAKFEAADCLFRGALISVLPDSIVDVYMHMPLGKDMWDALEAKFGVSDAGSDLYVMELFYDYKMVDGRSVLEQDHEIQMLAKELENNNCELSDKFVAGGIIAKLPPSWTDFATSLKHKRQEFSVTDLIGSLGVEEKARAKDNRGKKIEGGSSANLVQKKNPHASHNNNKKVKPDVKPKATTNFKKKGKRKAKGVCFVCGKPGHWAKNCPYRKDKKSANMVISEGGGTLGSGEVPPC; this is encoded by the exons atgtcgatAACCGGCGACAACAacaacactggagacaaggagaaggagcctCCCGTCAACAGCAACAGAGGCAATACTACCTCAAACTCCAGCAAatggccattctcggggtataacgTTTCACTATTACCGTTTGTTCTTCGTTTCTTACAGCTGTCGGTCGCAATATTATTGCGTTCTCTTGTctatgttgatgcttattctatattaagcatgctcatgttgtacACATCTAACAATGTCACTAGATCTACTCAAATTACAAATATCAtatttattgtcttaatattttggattaaaatatgccgaattatgaccaaattttcaacaatccaaaaacttgaTAGGTCTTTTTCGATACTTGGCTTAGCTGCATCACTAAAACCACATCCTTTCGATGGTTCAAATTATaaaagatggaaagcacgtgcactttTGTGGTTGACGGCGATGCAATGTTTCTTTGTTTCACGGGGCAAAACGAGTGAACCGCCTCTCTCCCCTGAGgaggaggctaagttcgaggctgcGGATTGcttgttccgtggagcattgatcagtgtgctCCCCGATAGTATTGTGGATGTGTATATGCACATGCCTttagggaaggacatgtgggatgctcttgaggccaagttcggggTTTCCGACGCCGGCAGCGatctgtatgtcatggagctgttctatgactacaagatggtcgatggcCGTTCTGTATTGGAACAGgatcatgagattcagatgttggcaaaggaacttgagaacaacaactgtgagttgtcggacaagtttgtggcaggtggcattattgccaaattgccaccttcttggACGGACTTTGCTACTTCTCTAAAACACAAGaggcaagagttcagtgttactGATCttattggctctttgggtgttgaggagaaggcgagggcaaaggacaacCGGGGCAAAAAGATCGAGGGAGGTTCTAGCGCCAATTTGgtgcagaagaagaaccctcacgcatctcacaacaacaacaagaaagtcaagcctgatgtcaaaccaaAGGCAactaccaattttaagaagaaaggcaagcgaAAGGCCAAAGGCGTCTGCTTTGTGTGCGGTAAgcctgggcattgggccaagaaTTGTCCTTATCGCAAGGACaagaagtctgccaacatggtcattagcgagggcggaggaacattgGG gtcgggagaggttcctccttgttga